The following coding sequences are from one Sander lucioperca isolate FBNREF2018 chromosome 2, SLUC_FBN_1.2, whole genome shotgun sequence window:
- the unm_hu7912 gene encoding apical junction component 1 homolog translates to MTRTHPPDILASTLFRDFTLNPIPDPSISLHSSRQCDLKMIDKPEIINKRHCRSFDFIESLDAPQSLSSSMEYPYKRAEHQTLNKDLMWNGLDQPGHLRFSSPDLFNTRLLQQHTAQDKTSHLTWSDSKKRTRSRSAPRVKSTLTPVPISVSPPGARKGRDAPQVASDTLRTSETNREPYSSSNRAFLNEVHPIKLQPQSPLYVSDCFEEDKPDKPALTPHVRCRVDIKPDAAVLQHTSRQIPNVRPEHLWQRYSQASSSRGLYVPRQIASSPTPTPSECYSGDFRQGYHYTTSMSPISYQHLDMHRMPSPIAPYLSQEQRAYSNPNIPTKFFYTEDPVRYPVHPYSRAYFQDDRSSLTSHGSTMTSQYDPRTRWVHTLPVRSYYTENLSNREPAHSVYSRPYSTSEAGSYFSQSPLSRSFYGEDSRFNPYHMSNPKLFYSKPCSPEEPYFPPRPYHTEGRRRPRMSQALSDDWYRSSISGYSNQSSQHTPLRVRQDPSVPPWFTNSCAETSRLGAEVRNHSKSWDNILYPRQDREQSVPRGRSYENLFHQAKQAASSEVTSQPVILNLSSSPRRYAALSLSESSLERGSSNPWRNTKSGHWFVTPEITITDNDICAGNRKRRDVHSVSWDKLDEEKTPSPRVMHHKQPQNAPDITKERKHNNFSLQQSLEQLDELLADLVIDYKPPTSRKSSVDILDQLKQLITEDDDKDRGSSGLENAGCLNSQLPSSKSSPDTIKDPDSGFDALQRSAEECSPDHSTDDDDTMVCSNKKCNRIESMFNACLYFKSCHSCYTFYCSRNCRRDDWEIHKDTCLYGRVNSVCRHTLKFCRENSEIHKAFSRVAKAGFLSRGRGVLFLGFANPETADNFLQVGLESLLMSPTYLSLRELDGFRDNLGEYCKELQHAGNEYDPNECFLLNVSVAVGELVPNRPSPRVQAPTVRKYAKVSLASSSPDKKVLRKDSEMETLILTPPPGTPDIDKEGEEGRKAREVCFVNIQRELRTRGVFLRHEYPRIYNQLCGFVESNKGFTPTTIYPIDKRTGKQFMCMIMAASEPRTLDWVGTPHLLDDII, encoded by the coding sequence ATGACACGAACGCATCCCCCTGATATACTGGCATCGACTCTATTTCGGGACTTCACTCTAAATCCCATCCCCGACCCCTCCATTTCTCTCCACTCCTCCCGGCAATGTGACTTGAAAATGATCGACAAACCGGAAATCATCAACAAAAGACACTGCCGTAGCTTTGACTTCATTGAGTCCCTGGATGCCCCGCAGTCCCTCTCTTCCTCAATGGAGTACCCTTACAAGAGGGCCGAGCATCAGACATTAAACAAAGATCTAATGTGGAATGGACTAGATCAACCGGGGCACCTTCGCTTTTCCTCTCCCGATCTGTTCAACACCAGGCTGTTACAGCAGCACACCGCCCAGGACAAAACCAGCCACCTTACGTGGTCAGACTCTAAAAAGAGAACACGATCTAGAAGCGCTCCAAGAGTTAAGTCCACCCTCACTCCTGTGCCCATCTCCGTGTCTCCTCCAGGAGCCCGGAAGGGGAGGGATGCGCCTCAGGTTGCGTCCGATACCTTGAGGACTTCTGAAACAAACCGAGAACCCTACTCCTCCTCAAACAGGGCTTTTTTAAATGAGGTGCATCCTATCAAACTGCAGCCTCAGTCTCCCCTCTACGTTTCAGACTGTTTCGAGGAGGATAAACCAGATAAACCAGCCCTAACCCCTCACGTCAGGTGCCGCGTGGACATTAAACCAGATGCTGCTGTACTGCAGCACACATCTCGGCAGATTCCCAACGTACGGCCTGAGCATCTTTGGCAGAGATACTCCCAGGCCAGTAGCAGTAGAGGTTTGTATGTACCTCGACAGATTGCCTCCTCACCAACGCCCACTCCGAGCGAGTGCTACAGTGGAGATTTTAGACAAGGATATCACTATACCACCAGCATGTCTCCCATCTCATACCAGCATCTAGACATGCACAGAATGCCGTCACCTATAGCACCATATCTGAGTCAGGAACAAAGAGCATACTCAAATCCTAACATACCAACCAAGTTTTTCTATACAGAGGACCCTGTTCGGTATCCAGTCCATCCCTATTCTAGAGCATACTTTCAGGATGACCGGTCCAGTCTGACCAGCCATGGTAGTACAATGACTAGTCAGTATGATCCAAGGACTCGATGGGTGCACACACTTCCTGTCAGGTCGTATTACACCGAAAACCTTTCCAACAGAGAGCCAGCACACTCTGTATATAGTAGGCCTTACTCCACCAGTGAGGCAGGATCATACTTTTCTCAAAGCCCACTGTCTAGATCTTTCTATGGAGAGGACAGCCGGTTCAATCCATACCATATGAGTAACCCaaagttgttttattccaaaccaTGCTCTCCTGAGGAGCCGTACTTTCCACCAAGGCCATACCATACGGAGGGTCGCCGACGCCCTCGAATGTCGCAGGCCTTATCAGATGACTGGTATCGCTCAAGTATATCTGGTTACTCTAACCAGTCCTCCCAGCACACACCACTGAGAGTAAGGCAAGACCCCAGTGTACCCCCGTGGTTTACTAACAGCTGTGCGGAGACAAGTAGACTAGGTGCAGAGGTCAGAAACCACTCCAAGTCTTGGGACAATATTCTATATCCACGGCAGGACAGAGAGCAATCTGTGCCTCGTGGACGGAGCTATGAGAACCTGTTTCACCAAGCAAAGCAGGCAGCATCGTCTGAAGTTACATCTCAACCTGTCATACTTAACCTGTCGAGTTCACCAAGGCGCTACGCCGCCCTTTCGCTCTCTGAAAGCTCGTTAGAGAGGGGCTCAAGCAATCCGTGGAGGAATACCAAGAGCGGGCACTGGTTCGTAACTCCTGAGATCACCATAACAGATAATGACATATGTGCAGGCAACAGAAAGCGGCGCGACGTGCACTCTGTCAGCTGGGATAAATTGGACGAGGAAAAGACACCGTCTCCCAGAGTAATGCATCACAAGCAGCCACAAAATGCACCGGACATAACCAAAGAGAGGAAACACAACAACTTCTCCCTCCAGCAGAGTCTCGAGCAACTGGATGAGCTCTTAGCTGATTTGGTTATTGATTACAAACCTCCCACTAGCAGAAAGTCAAGCGTAGACATTTTAGACCAGCTGAAACAACTCATTACCGAAGATGATGACAAAGACAGGGGATCTTCTGGACTTGAAAACGCAGGATGTCTGAACTCACAGCTCCCGTCCTCTAAATCCAGCCCGGACACAATCAAAGACCCTGACAGTGGGTTTGATGCTTTACAAAGGAGTGCAGAAGAATGTTCTCCAGACCACAGCACCGATGACGACGACACTATGGTGTGCTCTAACAAGAAGTGCAACCGGATCGAGAGTATGTTCAACGCCTGCTTGTACTTCAAATCGTGCCACAGTTGCTACACGTTCTACTGCTCACGAAACTGTCGCAGGGATGACTGGGAGATCCACAAAGATACCTGTCTGTACGGCCGCGTGAACAGTGTGTGTCGACACACTCTGAAGTTCTGCAGAGAGAATTCAGAGATCCACAAAGCCTTCTCTCGCGTTGCTAAAGCTGGCTTCCTCTCCAGAGGGAGAGGCGTTCTCTTTCTGGGTTTTGCTAATCCAGAGACAGCTGACAACTTCCTCCAAGTTGGGCTGGAGAGCCTCCTCATGTCTCCCACATACCTATCTCTCAGAGAGCTGGATGGCTTCAGGGACAACCTCGGTGAATACTGCAAGGAACTACAGCACGCAGGCAACGAGTACGACCCCAATGAATGTTTCCTTCTGAATGTATCCGTGGCTGTCGGTGAACTAGTGCCTAACAGACCTTCACCAAGGGTCCAAGCACCAACAGTTCGGAAATATGCAAAGGTATCCTTGGCCTCCTCAAGCCCTGACAAAAAGGTACTCAGGAAGGATAGCGAAATGGAAACCCTCATCCTCACTCCGCCTCCAGGCACACCGGACATTGacaaggagggggaggagggaaggaaagcCAGAGAGGTGTGCTTCGTCAATATCCAGCGTGAGCTCAGGACCAGGGGAGTCTTCCTACGTCACGAGTACCCCAGAATCTATAATCAGCTGTGTGGGTTCGTGGAGAGCAACAAAGGGTTCACGCCAACTACAATTTACCCAATAGATAAGAGAACGGGGAAACAGTTCATGTGCATGATCATGGCTGCGTCCGAGCCAAGGACACTGGACTGGGTGGGTACCCCTCATCTCTTGGATGATATAATATAG